The proteins below come from a single Lineus longissimus chromosome 5, tnLinLong1.2, whole genome shotgun sequence genomic window:
- the LOC135487396 gene encoding SR-related and CTD-associated factor 4-like isoform X3 produces the protein MEAVRAFNNELSSLYDTKPPVSRQKMANLTKLAIKAIKFYKHVVQSVEKFIQKCRPEYKVPGLYVVDSIVRQSRHQFGVDKDVFAPRFTKNICILFQNLFKCPTEDRSRVVRVLNLWQKNAVFPSAVIQPLMDLAADPTNPQLLANAEKEISQVVETMVPTKPAIVIAMKPEMNNKPAESPTPQQQHPDNDVSSSTQALQTDMLKNITQIIQQSQQIGAPSLSAQHAQLQQLQLLQQQLLQQTQILQNQAPIDGTLLAQIQALTSQLLNTDDDVKPPEPPPTFKKELLDFDYGESDDEDDHKKSHSEKKNALPAGALYEGLLDQIQMPMPVQDLQITHGGVKSEVVKRNEDLHKKILEQQHQEFEEQINNPNWQPQPPPEPHLPEVHGDVDMREIRFDQQEQQGQLEEGQEDEDYRDYQYHDYDERHRSPEVERRRRDKRARGSRSRSRSPRRRRRSRSRSRERRRRSRSKERHRRSRSRDRERERERREKERERKKKGLPPLKEKHLSVCTTTLWIGHISRLTTENNLQEELERFGEVESINMVPPRGCAYVVLSRRKDASKAVEKMKGTRLDGNFLKVAWAQNKGIKDAGHFKENWEVEIGVTYVPWELIPDDFERLAEGGMFDDDTLPEELKEKRRRGLSLNEDTQDSMLEDGQPMGMPFVPGQPPFGMMMMPGPMGVMPPMMMGGPPAQSIPSIVSGVPPVPVPGVVPTNAPMMPPPGMPGMAMIPERPADIPPPGAEPAQPPPEKMDSRPPPPQDEVHRMEPMPGMLPPGEQNAPPRPGQMPPTSTPMSMAPPPGLQPPPPPISTPNSLAQAIKNIVENSMAATPGAPAGPVAMRPGGPPPPGLPMGLPRFDPRLPPPNFRAPPPPGPGVRFEPPKGSPGLEGMMPPPGRSPGRATPDENKADTDDRDFNFTKNANSNVQFSGRVDPRLGGHPGDRPPRPPMVIPSSSPGPGGVPRLAGHQGLSVPLLRPPEIRFALGPGDQFPGQRPNMLPGGPPGGPIRLPGLQELRPGGPPGGPPVSMHGPAGPDDKLGPPRMLMDNPPRMLGLPPGLRLLGPRPNFLQNGPDGPGQEHMMRPGFTPPGGPRLQFGPPGGPVGPRGSLGPMGHIPGGPPNMGPPMGNHGMRPLGPGGPMGPGMPPGGPMGPRGFPIRFALNIRGGPPGGPGMPGGHPPPLMGQGPPGPGGPPFGVHMRFGSPDRGPGGPDQHGPGGPDHRGPGGPDHRGPGGPDHRGPGGPDHRGPGCPDQRGPPNFEERRFPNMNSPGRADFPDERDRDGNDDRSETNRERRRGPRRSRFDTSGDKFDPSTGQKLDPNAPMNDSGNNEENDVNPEESSGDDPPLALVEKEAASESEPAETKESQETEPAEATEAEVPAQES, from the exons AGTCGAGTGGTGAGAGTATTGAATCTTTGGCAAAAGAATGCAGTGTTCCCGAGTGCTGTTATTCAACCACTTATGGACTTGGCTGCAGATCCAACGAATCCTCAACTTCTTGCCAATG CTGAGAAGGAGATCAGTCAAGTCGTTGAAACCATGGTCCCAACTAAACCAGCCATAGTCATTGCAATGAAGCCTGAGATGAACAACAAACCAGCTGAGAGTCCGACCCCACAGCAACAGCATCCAGACAATGACGTGTCATCATCCACTCAAGCCCTTCAGACAGATATGTTGAAGAATATCACACAGATCATACAGCAGTCACAACAG ATTGGAGCTCCAAGTTTATCTGCCCAGCATGCTCAACTCCAGCAGTTACAGCTCCTGCAACAGCAGCTCTTGCAGCAGACGCAGATCCTTCAAAACCAGGCGCCCATTGATGGAACGTTACTGGCACAGATCCAGGCATTGACAAGTCAGCTGTTGAacactgatgatgatgtcaaGCCACCTGAACCACCACCGACATTCAAAAAG GAATTGCTGGATTTTGACTATGGAGAGAGTGATGATGAGGACGATCATAAAAAGTCTCATTCCGAAAAGAAGAATGCTCTTCCTGCTGG TGCTCTATACGAAGGCCTCCTGGATCAAATCCAAATGCCAATGCCTGTACAAGATCTGCAAATCACCCATGGTGGTGTCAAAAGTGAAGTTGTGAAGCGAAATGAAGACCTCCATAAAAAGATATTGGAGCAACAACATCAGGAGTTTGAGGAACAGATCAACAATCCGAACTGGCAGCCACAGCCGCCACCCGAGCCTCACCTCCCTGAGGTGCATGGAGATGTGGACATGAGGGAAATCAGGTTTGACCAGCAGGAG CAGCAAGGACAGCTTGAAGAGGGTCAAGAGGATGAAGACTACAGGGACTACCAATACCATGACTATGACGAGAGGCATCGCTCACCTGAAGTCGAACGTCGCAGGCGAGACAAAAGGGCAAGAGGTTCAAGGTCACGATCAAGGTCACCGAGACGTCGTCGTAGgtccaggtcaaggtcacgtgaGAGGAGGCGCAGATCTAGGTCGAAAGAGCGTCATAGGAGGTCTCGGTCTCGGGACCGTGAGCGTGAGAGGGAGAGGCGTGAGAAAGAGAGGGAGAGGAAGAAGAAGGGTTTGCCGCCATTGAAGGAGAAACATTTGAGTG TCTGCACAACCACACTTTGGATTGGGCATATATCCAGGCTCACAACTGAGAATAATCTACAAGAAGAGTTGGAACGGTTTGGGGAAGTCGAATCAATTAAT ATGGTTCCTCCTAGGGGTTGTGCGTATGTTGTATTAAGTCGGAGGAAAGATGCATCTAAAGCAGTCGAAAAGATGAAGGGTACTCGTCTCGATGGAAACTTCCTCAAG gttgcaTGGGCTCAGAACAAAGGAATCAAAGATGCTGGTCACTTCAAGGAAAACTGGGAGGTTGAAATCGGTGTGACGTATGTGCCATGGGAGCTGATTCCTGACGACTTTGAGCGGTTAGCCGAGGGTGGCATGTTTGATGATGACACATTGCCAGAGGAATTAAAAG AGAAACGACGACGGGGACTTTCGTTAAATGAAGATACCCAAGATTCTATGCTGGAGGACGGGCAGCCAATGGGGATGCCTTTTGTGCCTGGACAACCACCATTTG gtatgatgatgatgcctgGTCCGATGGGTGTCATGCCCCCGATGATGATGGGTGGACCACCAGCACAGTCCATACCTTCCATCGTCTCTGGTGTCCCCCCTGTACCAGTGCCAGGAGTTGTACCAACGAATGCACCGATGATGCCTCCGCCTGGTATGCCAGGTATGGCCATGATACCTGAACGACCAGCAGACATACCACCTCCAGGAGCAGAACCAGCCCAGCCGCCGCCAGAAAAAATGGATAGCAgacctcctcctcctcaagaTGAAGTGCATCGCATGGAACCAATGCCTGGCATGCTGCCTCCTGGGGAGCAG AATGCTCCGCCAAGGCCTGGCCAGATGCCCCCAACAAGTACCCCAATGTCGATGGCACCCCCTCCAGGACTGCAGCCTCCACCTCCCCCAATAAGTACCCCAAACTCATTAGCTCAAGCAATCAAAAACATTGTGGAAAATTCAATGGCTGCTACACCAGGAGCTCCAGCTGGACCAGTTGCGATGCGCCCAGGTGGACCACCACCTCCAGGCCTGCCAATGGGGTTGCCAAGATTCGACCCTAGGTTGCCGCCTCCAAACTTTAGAGCCCCTCCACCCCCTGGCCCTGGGGTTAGGTTTGAACCACCTAAAGGTTCTCCTGGTTTGGAAGGTATGATGCCTCCCCCAGGGCGATCACCGGGCAGAGCAACGCCAGATGAAAACAAAGCTGATACGGATGACAGAGACTTTAACTTCACTAAAAACGCCAATTCAAACGTTCAGTTTAGTGGACGGGTTGATCCAAGACTTGGTGGTCATCCGGGAGACCGGCCACCCCGACCTCCAATGGTCATTCCAAGCAGTTCACCAGGTCCAGGTGGAGTACCTAGATTAGCCGGACATCAGGGACTATCTGTACCTTTGTTACGCCCCCCAGAGATACGCTTTGCTCTTGGACCAGGCGATCAGTTTCCGGGGCAAAGACCCAACATGCTGCCAGGAGGTCCACCTGGTGGCCCAATTCGTTTGCCGGGGCTACAGGAGCTACGACCTGGGGGACCTCCTGGAGGACCACCAGTGTCTATGCACGGACCTGCTGGTCCAGATGACAAGCTGGGACCACCCCGTATGCTCATGGATAATCCACCAAGAATGTTGGGTCTGCCACCAGGATTACGACTTCTCGGACCACGACCAAACTTCCTGCAGAATGGACCAGATGGTCCAGGACAAGAACACATGATGCGACCAGGATTCACACCACCAGGAGGACCTCGTTTACAGTTTGGGCCCCCAGGAGGTCCAGTGGGTCCCAGGGGGTCACTAGGCCCGATGGGTCATATTCCTGGAGGTCCACCCAATATGGGGCCCCCTATGGGCAACCATGGGATGAGACCACTAGGACCTGGTGGACCGATGGGACCTGGtatgccaccagggggccctaTGGGGCCAAGGGGATTCCCCATCAGATTTGCTCTTAACATTCGAGGTGGGCCTCCTGgagggcctggcatgcctggtggGCATCCTCCTCCACTGATGGGGCAAGGACCCCCAGGCCCTGGAGGTCCACCGTTTGGTGTCCACATGCGTTTCGGTAGCCCAGATCGTGGTCCTGGAGGCCCGGATCAACATGGTCCTGGAGGCCCAGATCACAGAGGTCCTGGTGGCCCAGATCACAGAGGTCCTGGTGGCCCAGATCATCGAGGTCCTGGTGGTCCAGATCACCGCGGTCCCGGGTGCCCAGATCAGCGAGGTCCCCCAAACTTTGAGGAGCGGAGGTTCCCAAACATGAATTCACCTGGGAGGGCTGATTTCCCTGATGAACGAGATCGCGATGGAAATGATGACAGGTCAGAAACTAATCGTGAACGCAGGCGGGGCCCACGTCGGTCACGGTTTGACACAAGTGGTGATAAGTTTGATCCGAGCACTGGGCAAAAATTGGATCCTAATGCCCCGATGAATGATTCTGGGAATAATGAGGAGAACGATGTGAACCCAGAGGAGTCTAGTGGTGATGATCCGCCACTTGCTCTGGTTGAAAAAGAGGCTGCTTCTGAATCTGAGCCTGCGGAAACTAAAGAAAGCCAAGAGACTGAACCTGCTGAGGCGACGGAGGCAGAAGTACCTGCTCAGGAGAGTTAG